The Actinocatenispora sera genome has a window encoding:
- a CDS encoding GNAT family N-acetyltransferase produces the protein MQTNIRPRRDDDLPGCVAALRIVQRQDAYPLVWPADPVGWLCPKGALDAWVCTAEDEVVGQLLLRDGGDLELRDTVAGAAGLPADRLASVSRLFVAPRARGTGLAARLIDTAVAAAAEQGRRCALDVLDARWGGPTALYERLGWRRVATTSASWWSGPDAERPVVHSYLAPDRTSIHA, from the coding sequence GTGCAGACGAACATTCGGCCGCGCCGCGACGACGATCTGCCCGGCTGCGTCGCCGCGCTGCGCATCGTGCAGCGGCAGGACGCGTACCCGCTGGTCTGGCCGGCCGACCCGGTCGGCTGGCTGTGCCCGAAGGGCGCGCTCGACGCCTGGGTGTGCACCGCCGAGGACGAGGTGGTCGGCCAGCTGCTGCTGCGCGACGGCGGCGACCTGGAACTGCGCGACACCGTTGCTGGCGCGGCCGGGCTGCCGGCCGACCGGCTGGCGAGCGTCAGCCGGCTGTTCGTGGCGCCACGGGCCCGCGGTACCGGCCTGGCCGCGCGGCTGATCGACACCGCCGTCGCCGCCGCGGCCGAGCAGGGTCGGCGCTGCGCGTTGGACGTGCTGGACGCCCGCTGGGGTGGCCCGACCGCGCTGTACGAGCGGCTCGGCTGGCGCCGGGTCGCCACCACGTCCGCGTCCTGGTGGTCCGGCCCGGACGCCGAACGCCCGGTCGTGCACAGCTACCTCGCGCCGGACCGCACCTCGATCCACGCCTGA
- a CDS encoding DUF4097 family beta strand repeat-containing protein: MPSYDTPEPIAVIAELFVGNLTVHASDRHTTVVEVVPTDPDDDSNVRAAEQARVEFADGELHIRSTRLRNWISWSNKTWSVDVTIELPTGSAVRSSASMGDVVTTGTLGDCQVKSGTGRLRLEHTGALRARTVGDIGIGRIDGTAEVSTGSGAIRIGTLGGNATVKNSNGTTEVDSVTGDVQVRSSNGDVSVGDAGGDVQARTSAGSVRVARAIRGRIDAETGFGNVRVGLADGTAAKLDLETKFGRIDNTLDSTAGPAPSDEVVTVRCRTSYGDITLRRA, from the coding sequence ATGCCCAGCTACGACACACCCGAACCGATCGCGGTGATCGCCGAACTGTTCGTCGGCAACCTCACCGTGCACGCCTCCGATCGCCACACCACCGTCGTCGAGGTCGTACCGACCGACCCGGACGACGACTCGAACGTCCGCGCCGCCGAACAGGCCCGGGTCGAGTTCGCCGACGGCGAGCTGCACATCCGCAGCACCCGGCTGCGCAACTGGATCTCCTGGAGCAACAAGACCTGGTCGGTCGACGTGACGATCGAGCTGCCCACCGGATCGGCGGTGCGCAGCAGCGCCTCGATGGGCGACGTCGTCACCACCGGCACGCTCGGCGACTGCCAGGTCAAGTCCGGTACCGGACGGCTGCGGCTGGAGCACACCGGTGCGCTGCGCGCCCGTACCGTCGGGGACATCGGCATCGGCCGCATCGACGGCACGGCCGAGGTGTCCACCGGCTCCGGCGCGATCCGGATCGGCACACTCGGCGGCAACGCGACCGTCAAGAACTCCAACGGGACGACCGAGGTCGACTCGGTGACCGGCGACGTGCAGGTCCGCTCGTCCAACGGCGACGTCTCCGTCGGCGACGCGGGCGGCGACGTGCAGGCGCGTACCTCGGCAGGCTCGGTGCGGGTGGCGCGGGCGATCCGCGGCCGGATCGACGCCGAGACGGGGTTCGGCAACGTCCGCGTCGGGTTGGCCGACGGCACCGCCGCCAAGCTCGACCTGGAAACGAAGTTCGGCCGGATCGACAACACGCTCGACAGCACCGCCGGCCCGGCGCCGTCCGACGAGGTGGTCACCGTGCGGTGCCGCACCTCGTACGGCGACATCACGCTGCGCCGGGCCTGA
- a CDS encoding toxin-antitoxin system HicB family antitoxin: MELSTYVRQLHDQLVAVAETGDPAARAFLDRLVVALEPAARLALLDALSAAAAEITQDLAPGSVEVRLRAGEPEFAVTAPPAEPAAAEPPPAPGPGIDDADDGPMARLNLRLSEQLKARIERAATRQGRSANSWLARAANAALAAEEFDPPTVQPATGRGGRRRQTGWVR, from the coding sequence ATGGAGTTGAGCACCTATGTACGGCAGCTGCACGACCAGCTCGTGGCCGTGGCCGAGACCGGGGATCCCGCCGCCCGCGCGTTCCTCGACCGGCTGGTCGTGGCGCTGGAGCCGGCCGCGCGGCTGGCGCTGCTGGACGCGCTGTCCGCCGCGGCGGCCGAGATCACCCAGGATCTCGCGCCCGGGTCGGTCGAGGTGCGGCTACGGGCCGGCGAGCCCGAGTTCGCGGTGACCGCGCCGCCCGCCGAACCGGCGGCGGCCGAGCCCCCGCCGGCCCCGGGGCCGGGCATCGACGATGCCGACGACGGGCCGATGGCCCGGCTCAACCTGCGACTGTCCGAGCAGCTCAAGGCGCGGATCGAGCGGGCCGCCACGCGCCAGGGCAGGTCCGCCAACTCCTGGCTGGCCCGGGCCGCCAACGCCGCGCTGGCGGCCGAGGAATTCGACCCGCCGACCGTGCAGCCGGCCACCGGCCGCGGTGGGCGCCGACGACAGACCGGCTGGGTGCGCTGA
- a CDS encoding ABC transporter permease has protein sequence MTAHTLSDTGVMLGRSMRHITRSLDTIITVTIMPIGFMLLFVFVFGGAIRAGTDHYVNYLMPGILLIAIASGISYTAFRLFNDLKGGIFERFHSMPIARSSVLWGHVLTSLVSNLVSVAIIIGVGFAIGFRSSAGVLDWLSVVGILVLFTLALTWIAVIAGLSASSPDGATAFSYPIIFLPFVSSAFVPTDTMPGPVRAFAENQPVTSIVNALRALLQGQPVGHDIWIALAWCVGILLAAYAAAMVIYRRKFA, from the coding sequence ATGACCGCGCACACCCTCAGCGACACCGGTGTGATGCTCGGCCGCTCGATGCGGCACATCACCCGCAGCCTGGACACCATCATCACCGTCACGATCATGCCGATCGGGTTCATGCTGCTGTTCGTCTTCGTGTTCGGTGGCGCGATCCGGGCCGGCACCGACCACTACGTCAACTACCTGATGCCCGGCATCCTGCTGATCGCGATCGCGAGCGGCATCTCCTACACCGCGTTCCGGCTGTTCAACGATCTGAAGGGCGGCATCTTCGAGCGGTTCCACTCGATGCCGATCGCCCGCTCATCGGTGCTGTGGGGACACGTACTGACCTCGCTGGTGTCCAACCTGGTCTCGGTGGCGATCATCATCGGGGTCGGCTTCGCCATCGGGTTCCGCTCCTCGGCCGGGGTGCTGGACTGGCTATCGGTGGTCGGCATCCTGGTGCTGTTCACCCTCGCGCTGACCTGGATCGCGGTGATCGCCGGGCTGTCGGCGTCCTCCCCCGACGGGGCGACCGCATTCTCCTACCCGATCATCTTCCTGCCGTTCGTCAGCTCGGCGTTCGTGCCCACCGACACGATGCCCGGCCCGGTACGGGCGTTCGCGGAGAACCAGCCGGTCACCTCGATCGTCAACGCGCTCCGGGCGCTGCTGCAGGGGCAGCCGGTCGGCCACGACATCTGGATCGCGCTCGCCTGGTGCGTCGGCATCCTGCTCGCCGCCTACGCGGCGGCGATGGTCATCTACCGGCGCAAGTTCGCCTGA
- a CDS encoding ABC transporter ATP-binding protein yields MTAAPAIQVTGLRKSYQKLEVLKGVDFEVPRGSIFALLGSNGAGKTTVVRILATLLAPDDGVLRVNGFDVTATPGKVRDSISLTGQFAAVDEILTGRENLVMIARLRRVADPRKVADDLLDRFRLTEAGGRRVATYSGGMRRRLDIAMSLIGDPAVIFLDEPSTGLDPQARLEVWQVIQDLADSGTTVLLTTQYLDEAEKLADRIAILHEGTIIVSGTLAELRQLLPPAQVEYVERQPTLEEIFLAIVDDDHTNHQQKQEQQS; encoded by the coding sequence ATGACCGCTGCGCCGGCTATCCAGGTCACCGGACTGCGCAAGTCCTACCAGAAACTGGAGGTGCTCAAGGGCGTCGACTTCGAGGTACCGCGCGGGAGCATCTTCGCGCTGCTGGGCTCGAACGGCGCCGGCAAGACCACCGTGGTCCGCATCCTCGCCACCCTGCTGGCACCCGACGACGGCGTGCTCCGCGTCAACGGGTTCGACGTGACGGCGACGCCGGGCAAGGTACGCGACTCGATCAGTCTCACCGGGCAGTTCGCCGCGGTCGACGAGATCCTCACCGGCCGGGAGAACCTGGTCATGATCGCCCGGCTGCGCCGGGTCGCCGACCCTCGAAAGGTCGCCGACGACCTGCTCGATCGGTTCCGGCTCACCGAGGCCGGCGGGCGCCGCGTCGCGACGTACTCCGGCGGCATGCGGCGCCGGCTGGACATCGCGATGAGCCTCATCGGCGACCCGGCGGTCATCTTCCTCGACGAGCCCAGTACCGGCCTGGATCCGCAGGCCCGGCTCGAGGTCTGGCAGGTGATCCAGGACCTCGCCGACAGCGGCACCACGGTGCTGCTGACCACCCAGTACCTGGACGAGGCGGAGAAGCTCGCGGACCGGATCGCGATCCTGCACGAGGGCACCATCATCGTCTCCGGCACCCTCGCCGAGCTGCGGCAGCTGCTGCCGCCGGCACAGGTGGAGTACGTGGAGCGGCAGCCCACGCTCGAGGAGATCTTCCTGGCGATCGTCGACGACGACCACACCAACCACCAGCAGAAGCAGGAGCAGCAGTCATGA